DNA sequence from the Thunnus maccoyii chromosome 7, fThuMac1.1, whole genome shotgun sequence genome:
agcattcatgtaatgtaattttacttaaaatatttattttatttgttgcagTGACTATAAATACATTGATGTGTTGGcatcattttaatattgatgTGATCAAATATTTTCAGCATTTCTATTACTGGAACAGATTATTATGTATTGAAAACTGTttgatgtgttgtattttcagcAGTGCTGTGGATTCTGCAGAGAGACGGATCGAACAGCTTTTGAAGAGATGGAgactttagtttttttgttttcattttctgcccTTGGCATTCTTTATGCCATGAACACCATCCCTGAATTTCAAGAGTAAGTTataacattaatttatttctaaTTGCTTGTGTCTAGAGCCTGTGTATATTCATGaagtttaaaattttaaatgtttttttgtgtgggGAGCTGTAAATGATTgctataaaatatttatcattaaaTAATCAGAACAAGTACAATAGTTATAGAACTATACTGACTGGTTTTATTAATATGCATTTGAATCTATTACAATTATTATAGAATTACaagaatataaatgtataattgtGCAGGTGATGCTTACTGTATAATGCTTACGGTATATTTTACCACCACTAGAGGACTCTGTCAGCTCAAAACTCAAAGCATATTTCTCTGCGAAACCACCTAAGAAATCATTGACCATGTTGCGCACTACTAATCCCAGGAGTTCAGATTTTGAGTGTATTTTGCAACTGAAATGATGAAACCTGAGATTTTGTTAAGGGGCAGGAGAATAAATAGGGAGCACAAAGAAGAAAGTAATGAATTTTTTCAGATAACCTGATATGAAGTAGGAGATAATTATTTTGCTAAGTAGTAAAGAATTGTTTTCTTATTCAAGGTTATCAATTTTGCCTTTAAACACACCATAGTAACATCTCCAGTCCATCATTGTATACTGCACCAATTGGCTCAATAGACAAAGCCAGAGGTAAAACACATGTTGCACTACTCCCTCACACTTTAACTGCAAGATATTCTTCATATTCCGGCAGACTTTTTATACTCCTCGTGTGTGGATATCTCTgctggctcttttttttttttttgagtgtgtggaCATTGACAATCAATACAGACTGCACAGAAGAGTTTGATAAATTGCTCTTGATATACAATATGCCTCGTGCTCTTCCACTCTGCAAACAAACAGTATTGTGTGCATAAATCTTCCTGTACTGTTGAATTGGAGAGGCAGCAAGGGAGCTTCCCTTTGCTCTGGCAGCATTTGTTTTCCTTCTGTGAGCACGCACCGCGAGTTTCAGAGGATGTGATGTTGTTTACTGGGAGATACCTTGAGCACATTAATCTTTTCCATTGCAAGGCAGTGGTACCTTTGACCAGTAAACATGGATGGCAGTGCTGAACTAACATGGCCTCAGCTTGCTGCTTCCTACACCTCTGCCAGTGATTGATTAAGCCTTTCTAAAGCTTTGCTTTTAAAACCACTGGTAGGCACATCACCATGCAGCAGTATGAgatgtgaaatatttcagtatAACAAAGGAGAGTTGtcttatataaataaatataaaataatatgcaATACTGTCATTTGGATACTCTGATTAGACTATCAAGTAAAGAAGGTTTTATAAATATTGGATATTACAAAACAAGCAGTCCAATACATTTGATACATTGAACAAAAGACATTATCTTGAAAAGTATGTTTTGTACTGTAAATGGTTTATCAGAACAATGTCAGCAACACAGAATGAGAATGATCTTGCCAAATGTCAGGGAAATTGGGAAATTCAATATGAGGTTACAACTTTATGAggtacttttgtttttcttttaaaagcaacCCGAGGTGGGAGGCGATCAGGAGGGTAAATTCAATGTGACACCGCCATCTCACCAGGAATCTCCAGCCACACAAATTACCACACCAGCAGTGTCTTCGCTCTCTGTGGCCGCAGTGCATCTATCACACAGATTTTCCCTCACACTTCAGTATTATTTCTCCCAGTGCTAACTCTTGGTATTGTGTGATTATCATTCTCTCTGACTCcccattcatcatcatttactAATTTAGCACTGCAGAGAAGACTGGCACAACTTCCGTGGGAGAAAATAATTAGTCAAGAGAATGAAGCAGAAAATGAGAGGGAGATTGGTGTCTAAGAGTGCAGCACATCAGCAGTTCGGTTGTGttgaaaacatgaacaatgtgttattatttttcatggATAACAGTGAAATTTTCTCGGTTTCCACAGGCCTTATGTGATCCTGGAGATTGGCGTTGCTGTTTTGGTGGTTGTGTTTCTGTTCTACTTCCTCATCACTCGTGGCAACCCACCCAAAGACGTCTTATTCTTTGGTAATTACCACAACTATGTGCATTTCCCAACTTCCTTGCAATATATTTCCAAATAACTTCAAAGGTTAATGACTACTCTGCATTGTGTAGGAGCCAATTCTAACTCCCACAAAAGGATTTCCAAAGCTTTCACTCGCTACTCACTGTGCTTGAGTGAAAACATGAATTGTTTTCGTTGTGATTTCACCTGATATGTTGAAAGCTGCTTAGACTGGTCAGGATCATGAAGCTTAGTCAGACTTTTCTAAGGCATGACTGACCCAAACCCTCTGCAGGCTGAGTTGGTCTTCACGGCACTTGCACTTACTTAACCTTTTTGCTATTCTTTTGAGACTGAGTCCTTGACTGACCTTGAAGCAAAAGGCACAACTATTAGAAAATGGGCATACAGACTTCACACTCACTGCTCCTGTATAAAACCATTCTGACACCACAGCTGACTTGACCTGAATACCATCAAgacttttatttcagtttggtCATGTGGCAGATTGCCTCCTCTTTATTTTTAGCAGCTTGTGAACCTTTCATACACCCTTAATTAAGCTGTTCCACTGTGATTTGTGTCATATTGTGCCTTGCTATGTGTATAGCTATCGGTCAAACTATGTTCTCCATTTCTAGCCAAGGGTTTCCCCTCAAACACACCCCTGCAGCTGATGCCAGGGGCTATGCTAGTGGGACCGAAACGAGGGTATATCAGTAGTAGGCGCCCAAGGCAATGCTGGTGTTGTGCATGAGAACCACAACAATGGGGGCAAAGCTGTGGCAGGCTCTTCTCAATGATGGAGAGCCATAATCCCCCTGCTATCTTACCTGTTAGATGTCAGCGATAAACCTGGATGCCCCAAGGATTACACAGACACCGGTACACAAGAGagacaaaatgtgtgtttgtgtaccaTGAGTGCTGCTGTCtacgtatgtgtgtgcaggatgtgcatgtgtgtgcaaagaGTGTGTGAAGGACAGATAGGGAGGATGTGTTAGAGCGTTTTAAGCCGTGGTATCTGCAGAGAGACGCCTGTGTCACAACACACAGTGATTCCCTTTACAATGACATTCTGCAATGTCCAGGCAGCAAATCATTGTAAAGCCTTTTACAGCTGTTTTCTGTGAACTGATTCCAACTGTAAATCATGGATGTGAGCTTTATCCAACTTCCTAACATTTATGTGTGGATGCTCCTTTTTATGAATGCTCTGTTTCTCTTCATCTCAGTGAAGGTCTTCATCTCATTAAGGTCTGTCACAACTCCCCAACCGGTGTGTGTAACCATGCTTGAGGGGTTCATTCCCTCATGCTGTTTACCCCGCATGCTGAGTCTGCCATTGTGAATGTACGCAGTGCAGTTGTTACCAGAATTAATCAGTCTAGACAACATTTTTCCAGTTATCAACAGTCCAGTGCACAAGAACCTTTAACAGTTTAACGTGGACAGGAAAGGTACCCTGTGTGTGCCCAAGCGGattatatagtaatatagtaatATTAACTTCAGTGTTGTACTgcagacaataataataatactatatTTTATCCATAAAGTGCTTTTCAAGGTACTCAAAGATGCTTTACATAATTTAAAGAATCCCAAAGAACACACTAAGCAAAAAAGTAGCACACATCATTAATCACAGCAGTTCTAAAAAGGTGAGTTTCGATCAGTGTTTTGAACATACACAGATCGGTGCATTCGTGgatgtgtttggggagagagtTCCAGAGGGAGGGGACAGCTATGGAGAAAGTTCTGTCACCCCAAATCCGGTGCTTGGTTCATAATGAGACAAGGAGACAAGAGGTTGGCGTAGTACAAGTATTTGTTATGGTTTTAGCCACCTGATATCTCTCAGTCTCCGGTCTGCTGTAGACATTGTATTGGTGAGGTGTCTTGAGTTGTGGTCCATTTAATGTTCTCCTATATTGCCTTCAAAAAGCAGATCAACGACTTTGGTGATGCTCAAACCTGACCTCCTGGCACACACAGTCACGACCTTTTCAGAGCCTGTTGGATTATACCTAAAATGCCCAATTTGTAGTCCAGTCTTTTGTATAAAAAGTCTGTAAATCTGGAAAtgaacatgcacatacatgtaATTGGTTCGGGAGGGAATGCTTTTACCACAAGGGTgatatttctcttatttttgtGCCTGAGTGTGGgaataaagtaacatttttgGCTCTTGAATTTCTTGCAAAAAGCCTACAAGGAGTGGAACAATTGATAAAAGAGTCTGACAGACATTTTAGTTTAGGGTATTAGTAAGGCCCACATGTCACTCATGTTTGTGTAGCTCCACACTTAAAATTCTGTCTTGTGGACATGGCCTTTCAGCTCTGCTGGGCTCTTAACCTGAGGATAAGAGAAGGCTGCTCACCATGGACTCAATATAAATATGCCTCCAGCCTATCTCAATGCTCAAGACTTAATTTGCTCCACATGCAGTCCCATAAATCAATGACAAGCCActtgaagaaaaatattttcaactcAAAAATGGTGACTACATAAGGTGGAAGAGGCAGACAAACTGGGGGTGAGAGAGAAGTTCACAAGGTTTTGGCATGCTTTGCATAAactgtgctgtatgtgtaaGCATTTTTCAAAGTGAGGAAACAAAGTAGATTGAGTAATTACATTAAACTTTCAGTATTGCAGTGGTTTCTGAATGACGTTTGTTCAAAGCTGACAAAGCTGCTTAACATGTCATGAGTCTGTAGTTGATAATTCACTTTGGCAGTCTCCcccaacacagacagacacaccgacacacacacacacacacacacacacacacacacacacacgagacaaaattacatttaaaatgaacaaaacaattgTCAAGTTCAGTGTCAAGTAGATGTTGTTACCCCACTGATCTTTCCTTTGCTTTGCAGTTTTTGCTGAATTTTCCTTTACTTGTGTCATTGACCTGGTGAGTGCCTTGGAGTACGATGGCATTATCTCTGGCTTTATGGAATTCTATCAGAAGACGGTAAGTTTCTCATTGTCACATCTAAAATTCTGATGATAATTCGCACTAAGACAAGAATGTCTGAGCCTGGGCTTAAAACACTTTTGAAAGATTATACAGGCTATGCAGAAAGCTCCATGTTAAGCCACTGTCATTAGTACACTGTATGCTGCACAGTATTTGCACATGTAATGTCTGTGTTTCAGGGTGAGCCTTACCTGGGGACAGCCTATGCCATCATGATGTGTTACTGGGATGGAATAGCACACTTTATCATGTACCTGGCGATGATCAGCAGGATAACAGACAGGTGGGTGTCAGATCAAGTCATGTCAAGCTCATTTATCTTATTCTCCATCACAAAATGCCTGCTACATAGAGAAACAAGCACAAAGAGCTCTGCAGTACCTCATACCAACAAGCAATCAACTAAGAATGTTGTGTGGGAAAACTGTGCAGGAGAACATTGCAGTACAGAGATtgaagtacatacagtacacgaTGAGCTTCAGACCCATTATTCTTTATGGATTTTAGTTTTTCTGAAAGAAACTATAATACAGTGGAGCAAATGGTGCATTTCACCTCCGAGATTCATGGGGTGCATTAAAATCCACACAATGGACTGAAAcagtatttttcaaaaaagagtGGGTCCTCTAGAGTGAGTCTGTCATAAAGTGCAGTCATTGAGTTCAAGATTTCAGAGCTAGCCCTGCCGCAGGGCAGGTGCTATCATGGAAATGAGAccctcttttaaacagtgtcAACCTTTTACCACTGGAAGAAGTTTTGCTGGGCTTTGTATtacacaaaatatacagtatatgatagtTTTATAAGATACCACCTTAGAGCTGGGTGTTACCTTAATTACCTTAACTCATCAACATCTTGTAGTTTATCATATTACCTTTCATCTTGCCTGCTATCATCATCTTTAAACTTATATAATccctcttgtttttttggatttCTCTCCCAGGAAAGCTTACCGTACGCTGGGCTTGTTCTGGGCTGGCTCTTTGTGTGCCAACATGAGTGTGTTTATTGCCGGGATAGTGGCAGGTGAGCCTCATACTCTATTTCCCCTCTACCAGTCCCGCGATGACAAGCTTTAATCAAGTGAACATCTGCACTGCCGTGTACCATCAGTGTCACAGTTCAGCCTgccaacacaacacacacttgcCCCATGTCTCGCTTGCCGTCACAACCCacagaacaaagaaaacagacctAAAGCATCTGTTGTTGCCATTTCAAACTGCATACATAAGTGTCACAAGATCAAACTTGTCTACAGGCGACATGTTGTTCTCTCTGTTGTGTTATCATAGACATAGTGTATGCTTTTTGTTAAAGTGCCCCATAGAGgttttatttgaaagtttaATTACTGATTTATGTTGCAATGTTTGTATGGGTGAGTGCAAAgtcaatatctttttttttggcaggTAAATATGGGTCAGAGATCCGTCCAGCCTTCTGGCTCAACTTCCTCTTCCTTTTGATGCCTGTACTGGGAGCAGTCACACTGTTCACAAGGCCCAAGGACAGACCACTAATCGGTGGATACAATGTAAGTCTAATGCATGAATGGTTAGACCTTGACATGAATGCAGAGAGGTTTAGAGCAGcgttttctgaatgttttttaatcaaaattcaTCAAAATACAAATGTTATCCTTGACCCAGTTTGTGAAAGGTGATGCAGAGCAGCCAATTAAgtatatcatatattttttatgagtTGCTGTAATTTCCATTGGTGGGGTCAGCCTGATAGTGAGCATGTAGTGTGCTCACATAAGTCTGGAAGAAGATAACCAGGGTTGTGGAGCAACACATTTCAGTTATTATGCTCTACTTCTGAATACTTGTGATTTATCTTTCCTATCACATGATCCAGTAATTGGCCTGAGTCTTAAAGGGGAACCACAtaaattttacacatcaaagtctgtttacagatTATGGAagagtactactgcatatgtgaaaatgtTGTATAAAACCTTTTGTGGCTCTAGAAGAAGCTGcatgaaatctgataaattgcctcaagttATGTAAGGATGTAGGCAAAGTTGGTTGGGGCtaaagactacaagtttgaaactgaaaaaaatctggaGGTGTTAGAAAGAAGGGAcattaccagacctctgtagctcacTCCTAACACCAGAATCTCTAGCCAAACTGTTTGTAGTTGAGTTGCaatgtgggtaatgtaggctcCAGGTTTTCACAAGGAGGAAGAATATATGGGactaaaaagacaatatttctagttctgctgcatcaatttgaatcctttaaaaaacaactgcCCATTGTGAGTCTGACAATGTGACAGGAGTGCACTGCTAAATTggtggagtactcttttaagGGTATAACAAACAGTAGCTGACTGTCAAACACAAAATCATCTTGAATGGAGGACTGTTACATTCTTGGCCTTTGCAATCAAACAAACCCAAACTCAAGCTAGCTTGGTCTTGAATTTGTCTTGGACAGAAGAGAtcttgatgtacagtatgtagtataAAAACCCAGAGAGAAAAGCTTAATGCTCCTCCACTGTGCAAAAACACAGGTCTCTTGAACATATGCTATGAAACCTCGACCTTGATTAACCACCTCTGTGTGCTGGAATCTCTCCACAGGCTATGCATGTTCAGACCATGAAGCTGATCTGGCGCCCCATGGATCTGATCCTGGTGGTGCTCCTGTTAGCTGCCATGGCCTTCACCATCCTCAGAGGCTTGGTAAGTGAGGCAGACTGAACAATCACATTCATGTTATGGATATGGAGTTCAGGGCGAGGCTCTAATAGTAGTTTTAAAAGTCTTTTAGCCTGCAGAATAGATTGT
Encoded proteins:
- the tm6sf2b gene encoding transmembrane 6 superfamily member 2b, translated to METLVFLFSFSALGILYAMNTIPEFQEPYVILEIGVAVLVVVFLFYFLITRGNPPKDVLFFVFAEFSFTCVIDLVSALEYDGIISGFMEFYQKTGEPYLGTAYAIMMCYWDGIAHFIMYLAMISRITDRKAYRTLGLFWAGSLCANMSVFIAGIVAGKYGSEIRPAFWLNFLFLLMPVLGAVTLFTRPKDRPLIGGYNAMHVQTMKLIWRPMDLILVVLLLAAMAFTILRGLVALDSPLEACSVYLKHYEPYLKDPVGYPRVMMLHLFFYGLPLMGAFVYGLLKPGCTWMSDWTMFLAGAMIQCQWAHIGGSLHPRTTAPYRIPNEAFWCVLTANLLYAATPILVALRVHSNPYFFLKIAPFPGQTGLPNSEEKDTKYKEK